In the genome of Tripterygium wilfordii isolate XIE 37 chromosome 19, ASM1340144v1, whole genome shotgun sequence, one region contains:
- the LOC119986065 gene encoding metallothionein-like protein type 3, whose product MSSTCGNCDCADQSQCTKKGNSYDLIVETEQSRFDDIVMEVPAAENDGKCKCGPSCPCTNCTCGH is encoded by the exons ATGTCTTCCACCTGCGGAAACTGCGACTGCGCTGACCAGAGCCAGTGCAC AAAGAAAGGGAACAGCTACGATCTCATCGTAGAGACTGAGCAGAG CCGCTTTGACGACATCGTCATGGAGGTTCCGGCAGCTGAGAACGATGGCAAGTGCAAGTGTGGCCCTAGCTGCCCTTGCACCAACTGCACCTGTGGGCATTAA
- the LOC119985910 gene encoding cytochrome c oxidase copper chaperone 2-like — translation MAGISLQTNPTSVSGPAQTQGSVMSPPGPESKPKKKICCACPDTKKVRDECIVEHGEAACEKWIEAHRKCLRAEGFNV, via the coding sequence ATGGCTGGAATTTCTTTGCAAACTAATCCTACCTCAGTTTCAGGGCCAGCTCAGACCCAAGGATCGGTGATGTCTCCACCTGGCCCAGAGTCAaagccaaaaaagaaaatttgttgtgCTTGCCCCGACACTAAGAAGGTTAGAGACGAATGCATTGTTGAGCATGGGGAAGCTGCTTGTGAAAAATGGATTGAGGCTCATCGTAAGTGCCTCCGTGCTGAGGGTTTTAATGTATGA